GCTCAACGGTCAGTGTGGGGactgggagggtgggggggcCACTGGCatcctggcacagcagtgctgctgcctaGAGGCATCAGGGCAATGACTCCTTCAGGCTCAGATGTACACTGTACTTCACTGCCCCCAGAGGGTGATTTCAGGGGTTCCTGTGTCCCCTTCGGACACCTAATGTCTGGTGGAGTCCCATCCTcattctgcctctgctctgcagctgggcagggttTGTTCTGCTTCCTCCCCTGGGACCCCAGCAGGTGTTCCagggtccctggggagcagagctaGTGGAGGCATTGGGAGTACCCCtctctgttcccagagcccGAGTTCGTGGCCGTTTTTTGGGTGCCAGAGAGTGAGGACCCCGACGATGACAAGATCTACTTCTTCTTCCGTGAGACGGCGGTTGAAcggcagcaggggctgggcaaGACCAGCTTTGCCCGCATTGGCCAAATCTGCCGGGTGAGAGCACCCCTGGGCAGGTGGGCTGGGGGCCAGGGTATCCAGGGGtgccacctgctgctgctgacaccgGTGTACTCCTTTCCCTGGCAGAACGACATGGGTGGGCAGCGCAGCCTGGTGAACAAGTGGACAACATTCCTGAAGGCTCGGCTcgtctgtgctgtgccaggacctGACAGGGCAGACACCTACTTTGATGAGCTCCGTGAGTGAACAGGGATGTGACTCCACCAGTGTAGTTGTGGGCAACACTGGCAGCACTGATGCCTTCCCTGCTTGCAGGAGACGTTTTCCTGTTGCAGACAAGAGACAAGCGCAACCCTCTGGTCTACGCCATCTTCTCCACCTCCAGGTCAAGCCCCCTCCCCAGTACCTTGCACATATGCAGTGGTGCCTCCCTTGCCCCCTCACacctttcccctctctcccccaccAGCTCTGTTTTCCAAGGCTCAGCTGTCTGTGTCTACACCATGGCTGACATCCGCCGGGCTTTCCTGGGCCCCTTTGCACACAAGGAAGGTCCCAACTACCAGTGGGTGTCATACCAGGGGCGTGTGCCATACCCCCGCCCAGGCATGGTATGTGGTGTAGGGGTGTCCCAGCTGGTGCCACCAGTGGGATGCCACTACATGGGCTGGGGTCAGTGGGGTGTGAGACCCTGCTTAGCCAGTGCTGTCTCCATGCAGTGCCCCAGCAAAACCTTCGGTACCTTTGGCTCCACCAAGGACTTCCCAGATGAGGTGATCCAGTTTGCCCGTCACCACCCACTGATGTATAACCCTGTCTTGCCCCACGGCCAGCGCCCCCTCTTCCTGCAAGCCACTGTGCCCTACACTTTCACCCGCATTGCTGTGGACCGTGTCACTGCTGCTGATGGCCACTATGATGTCCTCTTCATTGGCACAGGCATGTAATGACCCTAGGAATGGGGCAGtaagggggagcagagggatgctagggctgggatttgtggcctcacccctccctgcctgcagatgTGGGCACAGTGCTGAAGGTGGTCTCAGTGCCCAAGGAGAGTTGGCACCGCATGGAGccgctgctgctggaggagctaCAGGTCTTCCAGGTGAGGGTCAGGGCTCCATATCCCACCAGTCAGACTTCCCTGCAGCACCCTCATGTGCTGTCCATGCTCTGGCTTGTACCAGGGCACTCCAGCTGCCAGGATGTGGGGGCCAGGAGGCTGCATACCCAGGTTCCCCCGTGCACCCTTAACTCCTGCCTATGCTCTGCCCACAGGATGCCTCCCCCATcaccagcctgcagctctcctccaAACGGGTAAGGGGGAACCCTTGGCCATTCCCGTGTCCACCATGGCTGTGCTTAGCCTTGTGCCACAGCTTGGgggtgctcagctctgctcttcccccAGCATCAGCTCTACGCTGGCTCGGCCACGGCGCTggcccagctgcccctgcaccGCTGCGGTGCCTATGGCAAAGCCTGTGCCGAGTGCTGCCTGGCCCGGGACCCATACTGTGCCTGGGATGGCAACACCTGCACCCGCTACGTGCCCAACACCAAGAGGTAGGTGACATGCCagggtgcagtgctggggcaaCCACCCTGCCCTGACACCAAGGTGAGGAGCACAGGTgacgctgctgcagcccctgctcctccatcACCTTCCCATAGGCGTTTCCGCCGGCAGGACGTCCGCAACGGTGACCCCAACGTGCTTTGCTCTGAAGGTGAGCTGGGACCCAGCCAGAGTCTGGGGGCCAACCCTGCCGTGGTTGGGGACTGACAGCaaggctgtgtccctgcagatcCAAGGCGGGACACCGTGCCCCAGAAACAACTCTACGGGGTGGAGGGAAGCACCGTCTTTCTGGAGtgcatccccaaatccctgcaaGCCCACATCCTCTGGACACACCAGCGCACCCTGAATGACCCTCAGCGAGAGGTAGGCTCTCCCTGGCCAGGTACGGCCGGACTGTGCCGTGCCATGCCGAGCTGACCGCCCATCCCCACGGGTGCCGCAGGTGCAGATGGACGAGCGGGTGGTGCGGACGGAGCGGGGTGTCCTGCTGCGCAGCGTGCAGCGCGCCGACGCCGGCCTCTACCTCTGCCACGCCACCGAGCACGGCTtcacccagcccctgctgcgGCTCACCCTGGAGGTGATCGGCGCCTGGCAGGCCACGAGCATGGCGTCTGCCGGAGACCCCCAGCTCGCCGCCGGGATCCCTGGCCGCAAGGTCTGGTACCGGGACTTCCTCCAGCTGGTGGAGCGCCCACCGCTGGGAGCCACGGACAAGGTCTGCCAGAGGCTCTGGAGCCGGGGAAGACCCCCGCCACCGCCCCGCAGTCCCGCCGGCCCCCCCGGCCGCGGGCAGGGTGAGGAGCCGCGCAGAGCCCGCCGCCGGCGCACCCACGAGGGGCCGCGGGCCGAGCGGGGCCCCCGCAGCGCGTCCCCCTGGTGACCcggggggcggccccgggcgccGGGCTCTGCCTAGGAGCGGGGCCGCAGGTGGGGCACAGCCTCGGCCGCCCTGCCGGCAGCACTGCGTGGGCAGTGGCGGGGACTGCAGCTCCGGGGCCGCAGGAGCGCAGCGGGGCTGAGCGGCCCCGCGAGGGGCTGCCCGCTGCCCTTGCCATCGGCTCCGACACCGGCGGGGCCCAGCCGGCTGCCGGCATCGCAGAGTCACCGAAATATTTATTAACGACTGTTACGATGAATGTAAACCTGCGGGGCCAGGCAGTGCCCCCTCCAGCATGGCACAGCGgaaggacagcacagcagggccacGCTCGGGTCCCAaaagggctgcaggcaggagtggGAGCACGGAGGGTCAGGACAGGCACTGATGGGACACAGGGGCCCAGCAAGAGAAGGGGGGCACAAAGGGGGAGATGGAGGGCATACAGGTGGCACCCAGCGCCCTGGGTGTAGAACAGTGGCACAGGGGACCTTGTACTAACTGAGCACAATAAAGCAGATTCAGCCGCCCAGGGTCCAGCGTCTGACCCAGAGCCTCAGGAAGCGTTCAGGGGCAGCCCGGTGCCCCACAGCGTGGACCTGTTCTGGCACCCCAAGCCTAAAGGTGTGGCATGTTCAGCAACACTGGAGGGCTGAGGGGAGACAAGACCTGCAGGGCCATTGCCAAGGTTGATGGGTTTCCCCCAGGCTTCAAGCTTTCCATGCTGAAAAAGCTCCACTTTGATTTCTGGAAGGTGAGAACCAAACTTCCCCCATGCCAACAGGCAGCAATTAAGGCAGTGACCGAAGGTGACCTCGGagtctgctgcctcctgctgtctgcactggcaccaggacCCTTGGTGGCACTGCCCACATCCCATGGCCTCTGGTGACACCATGCTACCAGCACAAACCATGTCCCAGCACTGGCTGCACCACAGCCTGGACACTGGAGCCCTTGGCATGAGCACAGGCAGGCAATGATGCAGGCAGAAGCAGGCAGAGAAAGGagctgttttcttctcctgaGGTCCACCTGGCAGCAGACTGGCATCCCTGACCCCTCCAAGCACTGTTTTACTGcacctctgtgtccctgtgccatcccaggTTGTGGCATTGAGATTCCCCCCTCATCCCAAGGGGTTGGTGACCCCAACCCCTTTGACCACCCCATGTAACacctgtcactgtccccaaCAGAGCAAGCAGCACAAGGATTtactaaatatttatttccagcaTGACAGGAGGGTACACAGGGGCATGGGCTGGTGCTGAGGGCAATGCTCTGGAGGGGAAGCAGGCAGGGAACTAGGGGAGCTGGGGGGCTGCACCCCCGCGGAGCCGCAGGAGCATATAGATTGTACTCATGGGCTTGACGTCATAGTGTGCCAGGGTGTGCCAGTCCTCCAGCTCCCTGGAGCCATAGGTCAGGCGCTGCTCATTGGCAGAAGGCCCCTGCCGGGCCTGGATCTGCTCCTTCAGCTGTCGGACGGTGTCAGTGGGCAGCACTGTGTAGGTAGTGGTCCGATTCTTATCATCCTTGACCAAGACCTGCATCTTCTGGGGCTCagtctgcagcagcaccagcgtGGTGTTGTAGAAGATGCCATGCTTGGCCAGGGTATCGCAGTCCTCTAGGGTGACGTTGCTTCTGCCTGAAGCACACTCCTGGTGTGCCAGGCGCTGCCTGTATGGTGAGATGCCCCAGTTCTGATGGatcttctccttcagctgcccGATGGTGGTGTAGGGGCTGACACGCATTGTCATTTTGGTGCCTGACAGCTGCATCACCTCTATGGTCACGGGccgggctggctgcagggacaggagagcGAGTGGGCAAagacagcaggggcaggggtAGGGGACTGTGATGCTCACAGACTCAGGCAGCCTTACCTGCACATCCCAGGGCTGGACATTTTCAAGGCAGGGCAgtgagaggcagcagctggcagctgcctgtgccatCAAGTTCCAGTTCTTGTCTTGGCCCAGGATCCCCGTGGGGTCAGCAGGGTCCAGGATGACAGGGCTGTAAACACAGAGAATGGTCATTGCTGTCAGCCCTGGGCAGTACCATGGGGCCAGCAGGCACAGTTCTACTGGGCATGGTCCTCACCGGGGCCTGCACAGCAACTTCTTGACATGGGCACCAATCTCTCCGTGCTGGAGTGAGTAGTACTTCTCCCAGTAGATGCAGATCTCGCTGTGCCGGCGCAGCAGTTCCAGCACTGTGCGGAAGCCCTGAGCCGTGTCAAAGGAGTCGCGGGAGCTTGTGCCCTCCTCCCAGGCAT
This portion of the Prinia subflava isolate CZ2003 ecotype Zambia chromosome 14, Cam_Psub_1.2, whole genome shotgun sequence genome encodes:
- the SEMA3B gene encoding LOW QUALITY PROTEIN: semaphorin-3B (The sequence of the model RefSeq protein was modified relative to this genomic sequence to represent the inferred CDS: substituted 1 base at 1 genomic stop codon), whose amino-acid sequence is MRLKPPQLSXELVTHLPHINEASPAARPSDRRDTAQAATRPHGSYGGTMGRCASSQTPAMSCTLLLLLLLLRGLTTGRPPPAATPRLKLSFPELRARHGLRLFSLEHSCCYEALLLDEERGRLFVGAKNHLLSLALDDISQRDRKIYWPAPVEWREECNWAGKDITAECMNFVKILHPYNRTHLYACGTGAFHPVCAFIEAGQHAEDPVFKLDPHHTEDGKGKSPYDPRHTAASVLVGEELYSGVATDLMGRDFTIFRSLGQRPSIRTEQHDSRWLNEPEFVAVFWVPESEDPDDDKIYFFFRETAVERQQGLGKTSFARIGQICRNDMGGQRSLVNKWTTFLKARLVCAVPGPDRADTYFDELRDVFLLQTRDKRNPLVYAIFSTSSSVFQGSAVCVYTMADIRRAFLGPFAHKEGPNYQWVSYQGRVPYPRPGMCPSKTFGTFGSTKDFPDEVIQFARHHPLMYNPVLPHGQRPLFLQATVPYTFTRIAVDRVTAADGHYDVLFIGTDVGTVLKVVSVPKESWHRMEPLLLEELQVFQDASPITSLQLSSKRHQLYAGSATALAQLPLHRCGAYGKACAECCLARDPYCAWDGNTCTRYVPNTKRRFRRQDVRNGDPNVLCSEDPRRDTVPQKQLYGVEGSTVFLECIPKSLQAHILWTHQRTLNDPQREVQMDERVVRTERGVLLRSVQRADAGLYLCHATEHGFTQPLLRLTLEVIGAWQATSMASAGDPQLAAGIPGRKVWYRDFLQLVERPPLGATDKVCQRLWSRGRPPPPPRSPAGPPGRGQGEEPRRARRRRTHEGPRAERGPRSASPW
- the LOC134558018 gene encoding 2'-5'-oligoadenylate synthase 1-like, giving the protein MDVDWVESMNGLRTVTTKNLDTWIMNTLQPSTAFTTQVKKTVRDICEFLKRECFEDGIDVQKTVKGGSAGKGTALKNKSDADVVLFVSRLSSYQKQKENRKEILDLIMKSLKACKESSQFTVSISEPKYKGPDSMPRSLSLTLFSKMTGESIDVDILPAYDALGQVTQDAPPNAEVYVELLHACIHPGDFSPCFTELQKKFVRRCPAKLKNLVRLVKYWYKEELSPQYPNANLPPKYALELLTIYAWEEGTSSRDSFDTAQGFRTVLELLRRHSEICIYWEKYYSLQHGEIGAHVKKLLCRPRPVILDPADPTGILGQDKNWNLMAQAAASCCLSLPCLENVQPWDVQPARPVTIEVMQLSGTKMTMRVSPYTTIGQLKEKIHQNWGISPYRQRLAHQECASGRSNVTLEDCDTLAKHGIFYNTTLVLLQTEPQKMQVLVKDDKNRTTTYTVLPTDTVRQLKEQIQARQGPSANEQRLTYGSRELEDWHTLAHYDVKPMSTIYMLLRLRGGAAPQLP